TCGACCACGATCTGCGGCTCGCCCCGCGAGAGGTCGGCGCGCCCGAGCACGAAGATGATCTTGTCGGTCTCGACGAGATGGCTGAAACGCGAGAACGCATCGGCGAAGACAACACATTCAATCGACCCGCTCTGGTCTTCGACGGTGACGACCGCCATTTTTTGGCCCGCGCTGCGGCCGTTCTTGACGATCAGCGTGCGGACGCCCTGCACGATGCCCGCGACGATCACGCGCGCGTCCTGCTGGCTCGCCTTGACGCCCGCGATCGTGGAAGTCGTAAACACGCCCGACCAGCGCTTCCACGCGTCCATCGGATGGCTGCTGACGAAGAAGCCGAGGATGTCCTTTTCGTAGCGGAGTGTTTCGCTCTCGATCCACTTGTCGGCGCGGGCGAGGTTGGTGGTGGAACTGCTCGCACCGACGGAAGCCGGCGGCTCCGATCCGCCAAACCCGAAGAGCGCGCCCTGACCCGCGGCGCGATCCGCGGCGATTTTCTGCCCTGCGTTGATCGCCTGCTCGATCGTCGCGACCATCGCGGCGCGGCTGTCGCGCCCGTGCACGCTATCGAAGGCGCCGCACTTGATGAGGGCTTCGATGGCGGACTTGGTAATCGTCCCCTGCGGGATGCGCTCGCAGAAGTCGAAGAGGGAGGAGAAAAAAGAAGGGGCAGAGGGGCAAAGTGGCAGAGGGGCAGAGGGAGAAGAGGCGGAATCGCTCTTGTCCGTTTCCATCCCTTTGCCACTTTGTCCCTTTGCCCCTCCGCCCCTTTCGGCGATGATCTTCTCGATCGCCTTGTCGCCGGTGCCCTTGATGGCCTTCAGGCCGAAGCGGACGTGACCGTTGTGTGCGGTGTGAGCCTCGTCATTGACGTAGACGACGGCGAATTCGGCATCGGAAAGATTGATGTCGGGCGGGCGCACTTCGACGCCCGTCTTGATCGTTCGCCCCACCTTCGCGGGGTCGCCTGTGGGTTCGACGAAGCGGCACTTCTTGCAGTCTTCGAGATAGCTGATCCAATCGCTGGCTTTCTGGGCCTGGCTTTCGAAGGTGAGGAATGCCGCCATGTACTGATTGGGGAAGTAAGTCTTGAGGTACGCCGTCTGATACGCGACGATGGCGTAACCGGTCGAGTGCGACTTGTTGAAGCCGTAGCCCGCGAACTTCAGGATCAGATCGAAGAGATCCTGCGCCTGCTGCTTACTCAGGCCCTGCTTCTGAGCGCCCTCGATGAATTTCGGGCGTTCCTTGTCGATCTTGTCGTGCTTCTTCTTGCTGATGTTCTTGATGAGCGTGTAGGCGTCGCGGAGTTTGATTCCTCCCAAGCCATGCACAATCTGCATGACCTGTTCCTGATAGACCATAACGCCGTAGGTCTCGGCGGTGTAGCGATCGACGATCTCGTGCACCTTGGGAACAACTTCGGTTCCGTGCTTGCGCCGGTTGTAATCGGGGATGAGATCCATCGGACCCGGGCGGAAGAGCGCGTTGGCAGCGATCAGGTCTTCGAGCCGGTCGGGCTTCATCTCGACGAGCAGGCGGCGCATGCCCGGCGATTCAAACTGGAAGACGCCCGTGGTCTCGCCCCGCCGGAAGAGCTCAAAGACAGTCTGATCGTCGAAGTTGAGGCGATCGAGATCGAGCGGATGCGGGCCGCCGTCGCCCGGCTTGCGGCCAACCGCACCGAAAATCGCGGCTTCGTCGAGCGCTTCCCGAATCAGCTTCTGCGCCCGCGCGACGATCGAGATCGTCCGCAGGCCCAGGAAGTCCATCTTGAGCAGGCCCATCTTTTCGCACGTGGGGCCGTCCCACTGCGTGACGATCTCGTGCTCTTCCGCCTGCGGCTGCTTGAAAAGCGGCACGATCTCGTGCAGCGGGCGCGTCGCGACGATCACTCCCGCGGCGTGCACGCTCGCGTGCCGGGCCTGACCTTCCAGCGTGCGCGCGTTGTCGAGCAGGCGGGCGATGCGCTGATCGTTCTCGTAGAGCTTGCGGAGATCGGGCTCCTTCTCGAGCGCATCCTCGATCGTGATGTTGAGCTGCTCGGGGATCAGCTTGGCGATCTTGTCGACTTCGGACAGGGGCAAGTTGAATACGCGCCCGACGTCGCGCACCGCGGCACGCGCCTTCATTGTTCCGAACGTGATGATCTGGGCGACGTGGCCGTACTTCCTGCGGACGTAGTTGATCACGTCGGCGCGGCCGTCCTGGCAGAGATCGATATCGATATCGGGGTATTCGCTGCGATCCGGGTCGGTGAAGCGTTCGAAGAGCAGTCCGTACCGCACCGGGCATGCGTTGGAAAGGCCGAGCACGTAACCCACCATCGTGCCGACGCCCGAACCTCTGGCGAGCGCGGGGACGTTGTTCTGCCGGCCCCAGTTGACGAAATCCCAGACGATGAGGAAGTACGCCGCGATGTTCTTGTCGCAGAGAATCTTGAGCTCGCGCTCGAGCCGGGCGGTCTTGTCTGCCCGGTCCGTGCTCGAGTCGGCTGCTTCGGGCCCGTAGCGCCAGATGAATCCCGCATCGGCGAGCATGCGGAGTGCCGCGTCGCACGCTTTCTTTGATTCTTCGATCTCGTCTTTCGTGGGCTCTTTCTCGAACGGTTGAAGCTCAAATTTCGAGCAGAAGTCGCGATACCAGGCGGACAGGTCGCCGTTGTACTTCTTGTCGTCGTGCTTCGGGAGATCCTTCTTCGAGGGCACGCGGATCTTCACCATCGGCGCGTGATTCACGCCCAGCGGCAATTCGACGTTGCAGCGCTCCGCGATCTCGACGGTCGCATCGCACGCCGCCTTGCCGATCGCGCCGTACTGATCGAAGAGTTCGCGCATCTCGCGCGGGCTCTTGACGTACAGCTCTTCCGGATAGCGCATCCGGTCGGTGTCGTCCTTGTTGCGCGCGGTCGAGATGCACACGAGCGTGTCGTGGGCGTCGTGATCTTCGGCCTTCAGGAAGTGCGCGTCGTTATCGCAAACAAGCTGGAGCTTCAGTTCCTGCGCGAGCTTGATGAGATGCTTGTTGATCGAGTTCTGCTCGCGCACGTGGTGCTGCAGCTCGATGAAGAAAGAAGAGGTGCCGAGGTGCCGAGGTGTCGAGGTGTCGAGCGAAGATGCAGGCTCGGCACCTTGACACCCTGACACCTTGACACCTTTATTGAAAATCTTCGCGTGCCATTCGGCGCTCTCGACCGCGAGATCCCAGAACTTTTGGTCCTGGGAACGCTCGAAATCGAGCAAGTGTTCGCCGATCTCGCTGCCCAGGTGGCCGTTGATCGCGATGAGCCCTTCGGAATGCTTTGCGAGAAGCTCGCGATCGATGCGGGGCTTGTAGTAGAAGCCGGTGAGATACGCCTCGGAGCAGAGAACGAGCAGGTTTTTCCAGCCGGTGAGATTCTCCGCGAGCAGGACGAGGTGGTACCCGCCCTCGCCTCCGCCTGAGTAGGTGCGATCGGTGCGCGGCTTGCCCGGCGGGGTGACATACGCCTCGACGCCGAGAATCGGCTTGATGCCCTTGTCCTTGCAGGTCTGGTAGAACGCGATGTGCCCGAAGATGTTCCCGTGATCGGTAATGCCGACGCTGGTCATGCCGAGTTCGGCGACCCGCTTGACGAGCTTGTCGATGCGGTTGCCGCCGTCGAGCAGGGAGTACTCGGTGTGCAGGTGCAGATGGGCGAACTGCTGCTCGCGGGGGAGCGGCTGCGGCGCGGGCTTGGTTGGGGCTTCCGTTCCCATCTCCGACAGGATACCCCTCCGCTTTGTGCGCGTCGTCGGCTCCAACCGACAGCAAGCCGCGTGGCTATTGATCGCACAGGAGCGCGTCGTACGCCGCGACGAAAAGCACGAAATCATCGTCGTTCACGAGCCCGTCTTCATCAAGATCCGCAAACCGGGAGGCCGGCGGCACGACCAGAGCGTTGTAGCTCGCGACGAAGATCACAAAATCGGTATCTTCCACCAGCCCGTCCCCGTTCAGGTCGGCGGGACAGTCGATGCCCTCGACCGCCTCGATCTGAAAAACATCGGGCCACGGCATGAGCGCGGTTTGCGAGAAACCGGCGCTGATCTCCTTGAGATCGGTCACGGTTCCCCCGTTCACGAGCACCACGCGTTTCGCGCCTGCCGCGGCAATGATCTGATTGCAGACTCGAGACCCTCCGAACAGAAGCGGCGCAGAACTAGTCTCAAGCGATCCATCAAAGACAAGCGTTTGCGGATCGAGCGTGATGTCGCGGATCGTTCCCTGCAACAGCACGATCGAGTCTTTGACCAGGCTGAAGCCGGTGTCCGCGAAAGTGAGCAATGGCCCGACGCTGCCCGACCTGACGATCGGACCGATCGTGAATACGGCGCCGTTGGCAGGGTCCTCGCCCGGGAGGTGTGTGAACCTTCCCTCGGCATCCCGTGCCATCGCGATATCCGGGGAGCCGGCTGCCGTCGTGTTTTCGAGCATCAGGATGCTGTCGCCGGGCGCGTCGTAGCTCAGCAGCGAACCTCCGTACAAGACAGGGTTCTCACGCGTGGTCATTCCGGGCGGCTCGGGGACAATCATCGGATCGCCGGCAACCACAATTGCCTCCGGCGGAGAGCCCGCGAGTGATCCCAATGCGGATGCGAAGAAAACGATCGGAGCAGGACCGCTGTGGATGTTGTTGACGTACACGCCCTCGAAGCGGATGGACAGGAGCCCGGTTGCCGCGTCGAAGAGTCCGACCGGCGGCGTGCCGAAGGGGTCGAGCGAGCCGCTGTTCTGACCGGTCGGCATCCCCGGCATGAGATCGAACGAATCAAGCGTGAGCGAAAACGAGTTGAGTTGAACTGTCATGAACGGCGGAATCGCCGGCAGAAAATCCGCCTGGGCGGAACTCGTCAGCACCGGTACGAACGGAGAGGTCTCGCCCGAAAAAAATGGCGTGACGAGCGAGGCCATCGGTCCGGGGGGCGCGTCTCCGGGTTCGTCTTCAGAACCGTCGATCACGAGCGAAAATGTATTCGGGCCCGGGATCATGAGCGGACCGATCGGAGCGAAGCGGGCGTAGAACGGATCCCATCCTTTTTCTCTGGCCTTTTTTTCTTTCGCGAGGATGGTTGTTTGGACGGCCGCCGCCTTTCCCTTGATCTGCTGAATCGCCTTGAGCTGCCGCTTGATCTCCCGTTTGCGCGACGGGCTTGCGTCGATGTTCTCGGCAAGCAGCTCGCGCTCCCGAAGCGCGCACCAGATGATGAGACCGGAGATCGCGACCGTGTCGGAGTTTTCGGCGAGCGTCACGACCGGGGCGATCGTGGCGGGAACGGGCGCGTGGATGACCTGGTTCAGGATCTCTTTCGCGAGATCGACGAGGTCGTTCGCGCTGGCCCTGCTCGCAAGCAGCGTGAGCGCCGCGGCCATCGCGGTCGGGATTGATCTTGGGTGCAGCATGCCCCTCTCCTTTCAGAGAAAGCCAAGACGGTGCACCGCGCTTCAGACGCGTCGCGCTTCGCGGCCCGTGCCGCATCTTGAAATGTGCTCTCCGCCTC
The DNA window shown above is from Phycisphaeraceae bacterium and carries:
- the dnaE gene encoding DNA polymerase III subunit alpha, producing MGTEAPTKPAPQPLPREQQFAHLHLHTEYSLLDGGNRIDKLVKRVAELGMTSVGITDHGNIFGHIAFYQTCKDKGIKPILGVEAYVTPPGKPRTDRTYSGGGEGGYHLVLLAENLTGWKNLLVLCSEAYLTGFYYKPRIDRELLAKHSEGLIAINGHLGSEIGEHLLDFERSQDQKFWDLAVESAEWHAKIFNKGVKVSGCQGAEPASSLDTSTPRHLGTSSFFIELQHHVREQNSINKHLIKLAQELKLQLVCDNDAHFLKAEDHDAHDTLVCISTARNKDDTDRMRYPEELYVKSPREMRELFDQYGAIGKAACDATVEIAERCNVELPLGVNHAPMVKIRVPSKKDLPKHDDKKYNGDLSAWYRDFCSKFELQPFEKEPTKDEIEESKKACDAALRMLADAGFIWRYGPEAADSSTDRADKTARLERELKILCDKNIAAYFLIVWDFVNWGRQNNVPALARGSGVGTMVGYVLGLSNACPVRYGLLFERFTDPDRSEYPDIDIDLCQDGRADVINYVRRKYGHVAQIITFGTMKARAAVRDVGRVFNLPLSEVDKIAKLIPEQLNITIEDALEKEPDLRKLYENDQRIARLLDNARTLEGQARHASVHAAGVIVATRPLHEIVPLFKQPQAEEHEIVTQWDGPTCEKMGLLKMDFLGLRTISIVARAQKLIREALDEAAIFGAVGRKPGDGGPHPLDLDRLNFDDQTVFELFRRGETTGVFQFESPGMRRLLVEMKPDRLEDLIAANALFRPGPMDLIPDYNRRKHGTEVVPKVHEIVDRYTAETYGVMVYQEQVMQIVHGLGGIKLRDAYTLIKNISKKKHDKIDKERPKFIEGAQKQGLSKQQAQDLFDLILKFAGYGFNKSHSTGYAIVAYQTAYLKTYFPNQYMAAFLTFESQAQKASDWISYLEDCKKCRFVEPTGDPAKVGRTIKTGVEVRPPDINLSDAEFAVVYVNDEAHTAHNGHVRFGLKAIKGTGDKAIEKIIAERGGGAKGQSGKGMETDKSDSASSPSAPLPLCPSAPSFFSSLFDFCERIPQGTITKSAIEALIKCGAFDSVHGRDSRAAMVATIEQAINAGQKIAADRAAGQGALFGFGGSEPPASVGASSSTTNLARADKWIESETLRYEKDILGFFVSSHPMDAWKRWSGVFTTSTIAGVKASQQDARVIVAGIVQGVRTLIVKNGRSAGQKMAVVTVEDQSGSIECVVFADAFSRFSHLVETDKIIFVLGRADLSRGEPQIVVDRLVPIEGSPLSPGRLQVLIDERKLNGTSLNALDALANVLKAHAAGRPTAGSNGTSNGDTELESILARHSMTPFPVELAIGTMTHTAILTAPGLRVGLKPQLLADIESALGPASARIVGGVSVELNEKKPWEKKFAKSSSDD